Proteins encoded in a region of the Magallana gigas chromosome 8, xbMagGiga1.1, whole genome shotgun sequence genome:
- the LOC117690713 gene encoding uncharacterized protein, producing MGENIYTPAMAQRLVVDGLPLSRNEMIAVYYHSGYTIQEIIGFLASRHNTALSARQIHRVLREMNLTRRNNQPRLEDIVTAILHELSGSGGDIGYRGMRRRLLVDHDLNVSCELVRLALTVLDAEGVIRRRQRRLQRRRYINEGPNFCVHLDGWDKLKPFGISIHGCVDGFSRRILWLRACNSNKNPEYISRFYIDYIKEINGVPVVVYADRGTENCIVRDLQYALRWNHQDPLQGLSSFRYGSSYRNTRIERFWRCLREMCGNFWINYFKDMDNLGVFDTSDVVHLECARYCFLPIINRELYRVIQHWNEHTIRRNRNADCPSGKPDVMYFQPEIYQTRDYKMPIPGNLNGIEQEYCAYPPANGVSMEFEVIGTQIRIENGLNYPPNTVEEATELFIRITNYVDRL from the coding sequence atgGGTGAAAATATCTATACACCTGCTATGGCTCAACGTTTGGTTGTGGACGGACTACCCCTCAGTAGAAATGAAATGATTGCTGTTTATTACCACTCTGGTTATACTATTCAGGAAATCATTGGATTTCTTGCGAGCAGACATAACACTGCTTTAAGTGCGAGACAAATTCATCGAGTTTTAAGGGAAATGAATCTAACGAGACGAAACAACCAGCCACGTTTGGAGGACATTGTAACGGCTATTTTACATGAACTTTCAGGCTCGGGCGGTGACATTGGCTATAGAGGAATGAGGAGACGTCTGCTAGTCGACCATGACCTCAATGTGTCTTGTGAATTGGTGCGCCTTGCATTAACTGTTTTGGACGCAGAAGGTGTAATAAGACGTAGACAACGTCGTCTTCAGCGTAGAAGGTACATTAACGAAGGGCCCAATTTTTGTGTTCATCTAGATGGCTGGGACAAATTGAAACCATTTGGAATTTCCATTCATGGTTGTGTAGATGGCTTTTCAAGACGTATTCTCTGGCTTAGAGCTTGCAATTCTAACAAAAACCCTGAATATATATCCAGATTTTATATAGActatatcaaagaaataaacgGGGTTCCTGTGGTCGTATACGCGGACAGGGGTACTGAGAACTGCATAGTTCGAGATTTGCAATACGCTTTGCGATGGAATCACCAGGATCCTCTGCAAGGACTATCAAGTTTTAGGTATGGATCGTCATATAGAAATACAAGAATAGAGCGATTTTGGCGGTGTTTACGGGAAATGTGTGgcaatttttggataaattaCTTTAAGGATATGGATAATTTGGGTGTTTTTGACACATCCGATGTAGTTCACCTAGAGTGTGCTAGGTATTGTTTCTTACCAATTATCAACAGGGAATTGTACAGAGTTATACAGCATTGGAATGAACACACAATTAGAAGAAACCGCAATGCAGATTGTCCGTCTGGAAAACCAGATGTTATGTATTTTCAGCCCGAAATTTACCAAACAAGAGATTATAAAATGCCTATACCTGGTAATCTGAATGGCATAGAACAAGAATATTGTGCCTACCCTCCTGCAAATGGTGTTTCGATGGAATTTGAAGTTATTGGTACTcaaataagaattgaaaacgGTTTGAATTACCCACCAAACACAGTAGAAGAAGCAACAGAACTCTTTATCCGTATAACAAACTATGTAGATcgcttataa
- the LOC136270765 gene encoding uncharacterized protein isoform X1 codes for MENTKVFKVWNNNRTEGRLLGASKFQELKTKVITKFELGEETGNIRLVLSDGCIIDDEDVFLQLESNELYVLKADEVLNIPQAVSTASGGSEAGMPSSKSEQLSELVKRLRSKQSNQRPSKKQKSTSMTCHKVQLGWMLHTGTKFTQVRTSSGGGTRIVEMADASTYAEIKNRAIEIFFPNGSNIKGKKEDFDHHLGDFQGRSIPQDGFTLQIYINSMKACNMTVKPRLYLLSKMKDEENEDESWEFAEEVDVNPPISILNAPGVSTQNPQNPANSPSPAVSTPHQQESIQNDEENSWDLPDLQSPVVLRMPQVPTCTICTDRFCDTFFVPCGHIACAVCTAELEERGSQCHICRESFTSTSKLFY; via the exons ATGGAGAATACAAAGGTTTTTAAAGTGTGGAATAACAATCGCACAGAGGGGCGATTGTTGGGGGCCAGCAAATTTCAAGAATTAAAGACCAAAg taattacaaaatttgaattGGGCGAAGAAACAGGAAATATTCGACTTGTTTTAAGTGATGGGTGTATAATAGATGACGAAGATGTTTTTCTACAACTTGAAAGCAACGAACTGTATGTCTTGAAAGCAGATGAAGTTTTAAACATCCCCCAAGCAGTATCAACTGCATCAGGAGGGTCAGAAGCAG GAATGCCTTCATCAAAGAGCGAACAGTTATCTGAATTAGTAAAAAGACTGCGTTCAAAACAATCGAAT CAGAGACCATCGAAAAAGCAGAAGTCTACATCTATGACGTGCCACAAAGTTCAGCTTGGGTGGATGTTACATACAGGTACTAAGTTTACACAAGTGCGGACCTCCAGTGGTGGGGGGACGAGAATTGTGGAAATGGCAGATGCTTCAACATATGCGGAAATCAAAAATAGAGCGATAGAAATTTTCTTTCCAAATG GTTCCAATATTAAAGGAAAGAAGGAAGATTTCGATCACCACCTTGGGGATTTTCAGGGCCGTTCCATTCCCCAAGATGGATTCACTCTTCAAATATACATAAACTCCATGAAAGCATGCAATATGACAGTTAAGCCACGGCTCTATCTTTTATCAAAGATGAAAGATGAAGAAAATGAG gATGAAAGCTGGGAATTTGCGGAAGAAGTGGATGTTAATCCACCCATTTCCATTCTGAATGCGCCAGGAGTCTCAACTCAGAATCCACAAAATCCAGCTAATTCACCCAGTCCAGCAGTGTCAACACCACATCAGCAGGAATCAATTCAAAAT GATGAAGAAAACAGTTGGGATCTTCCTGATCTTCAATCTCCTGTT GTGTTGAGAATGCCACAAGTCCCAACCTGCACAATATGTACAGATCGGTTCTGCGATACATTTTTTGTACCATGCGGCCACATCGCTTGTGCAGTGTGTACTGCTGAACTGGAGGAGCGGGGTAGTCAGTGCCACATCTGCAGAGAGTCGTTTACATCAACTTCAAAACTCTTTTATTAG
- the LOC136270765 gene encoding uncharacterized protein isoform X2 — MENTKVFKVWNNNRTEGRLLGASKFQELKTKVITKFELGEETGNIRLVLSDGCIIDDEDVFLQLESNELYVLKADEVLNIPQAVSTASGGSEAGMPSSKSEQLSELVKRLRSKQSNRPSKKQKSTSMTCHKVQLGWMLHTGTKFTQVRTSSGGGTRIVEMADASTYAEIKNRAIEIFFPNGSNIKGKKEDFDHHLGDFQGRSIPQDGFTLQIYINSMKACNMTVKPRLYLLSKMKDEENEDESWEFAEEVDVNPPISILNAPGVSTQNPQNPANSPSPAVSTPHQQESIQNDEENSWDLPDLQSPVVLRMPQVPTCTICTDRFCDTFFVPCGHIACAVCTAELEERGSQCHICRESFTSTSKLFY, encoded by the exons ATGGAGAATACAAAGGTTTTTAAAGTGTGGAATAACAATCGCACAGAGGGGCGATTGTTGGGGGCCAGCAAATTTCAAGAATTAAAGACCAAAg taattacaaaatttgaattGGGCGAAGAAACAGGAAATATTCGACTTGTTTTAAGTGATGGGTGTATAATAGATGACGAAGATGTTTTTCTACAACTTGAAAGCAACGAACTGTATGTCTTGAAAGCAGATGAAGTTTTAAACATCCCCCAAGCAGTATCAACTGCATCAGGAGGGTCAGAAGCAG GAATGCCTTCATCAAAGAGCGAACAGTTATCTGAATTAGTAAAAAGACTGCGTTCAAAACAATCGAAT AGACCATCGAAAAAGCAGAAGTCTACATCTATGACGTGCCACAAAGTTCAGCTTGGGTGGATGTTACATACAGGTACTAAGTTTACACAAGTGCGGACCTCCAGTGGTGGGGGGACGAGAATTGTGGAAATGGCAGATGCTTCAACATATGCGGAAATCAAAAATAGAGCGATAGAAATTTTCTTTCCAAATG GTTCCAATATTAAAGGAAAGAAGGAAGATTTCGATCACCACCTTGGGGATTTTCAGGGCCGTTCCATTCCCCAAGATGGATTCACTCTTCAAATATACATAAACTCCATGAAAGCATGCAATATGACAGTTAAGCCACGGCTCTATCTTTTATCAAAGATGAAAGATGAAGAAAATGAG gATGAAAGCTGGGAATTTGCGGAAGAAGTGGATGTTAATCCACCCATTTCCATTCTGAATGCGCCAGGAGTCTCAACTCAGAATCCACAAAATCCAGCTAATTCACCCAGTCCAGCAGTGTCAACACCACATCAGCAGGAATCAATTCAAAAT GATGAAGAAAACAGTTGGGATCTTCCTGATCTTCAATCTCCTGTT GTGTTGAGAATGCCACAAGTCCCAACCTGCACAATATGTACAGATCGGTTCTGCGATACATTTTTTGTACCATGCGGCCACATCGCTTGTGCAGTGTGTACTGCTGAACTGGAGGAGCGGGGTAGTCAGTGCCACATCTGCAGAGAGTCGTTTACATCAACTTCAAAACTCTTTTATTAG